The sequence TTTCTTTCGTGAAACTACTCCTTCTAACCAAACTAAATTATCTTTTATTTTTACTCCAAATGCTTTTTCTACTATTTCTTTTTTCTCTCCTACTATTAAAGCATATGAACCTGATTTTATTATATCAGTAATCAATAAAACTGAAAGTTTATAATCATTATTTAAGTTTGTTTCTTCCATTGTTTTTTCTAAATCTTTTTGTTTTTCCAAAACTCCATTAATATCCAATGTGTTTATTTGTGATACTGCTATTTTTAAACTATTCATTTTAAATTCTTTTAAATCCGCAATTAATATTTCAAATGCTGATAAATCTGAAGTTGATGTTCCTGCAACAAGCATATCCATCCCATATTTTTTATAATCTTCAATTCCACTTATTTTAGATAATTCCTTCACTGTTTCAATATCCTTTTCTGTGCATGTTGGAGACTTAAACATTAGTGTATCAGAAATAATAGCACTAAGCATTAATCCTGCAATTTCTTTAGATGGTTTTATTCCTCTTTCTTTAAACAATTCATTAACTATTGTACAAGTTGACCCTACAATTTCAGCATTTATTTTTACTGGTTCATCTGTTAAAAAATTTCCAAATTTATGATGATCAACAACTTGTAGTATTTTAGCATCTTGAAGTCCATCCACTGATTGGCTTTTTTCATTATGATCAACTAAAATAACCTTTTTTCTTGTAAAATTAATTAAATTTTTTGTTCTTATTGTACCATAAACACTCCCATCTCTATTTGTAACTGGGAAATTAGTTTGAGTAGCTTCTTTCATTATATCTCTGATATCATGTAAAAAATCATCCTTTTTAAATGAGAAGAATTTGTTTTTATTTATTAAAGACGATATAGATAAAGATTGACTTATTAAACTTATAGTTTCAAAAAGATTAGCATGAACTCTCATTATAGCACATTCTGAAGTAACTCTAGGACTTATAAAATCCTCTTTATCACATGCTACTATAATAACTTTAGCTCCTGCTTTAATTGATCTGTCAATTCCATCTGCCATGGAAGTAGTTACAACTATATCCCCTTGTAAAACTTCATCTAGTTCTGAA comes from Fusobacterium sp. IOR10 and encodes:
- a CDS encoding putative manganese-dependent inorganic diphosphatase, whose protein sequence is MEPVLIFGHKSPDTDSICSSIALAELKEKLGVKAISCRLGELNKETKFVLNKFNIEEPRLLKTVSAQISDLTKVEKKTLSTSDSLKVALDIMSTENFSSLPVINKQRELKGMIYISDIANIYLNLKHSDLFGKYTTTYENLKRVLKGDIVSGNYPCGKIEGNLKAISELDEVLQGDIVVTTSMADGIDRSIKAGAKVIIVACDKEDFISPRVTSECAIMRVHANLFETISLISQSLSISSLINKNKFFSFKKDDFLHDIRDIMKEATQTNFPVTNRDGSVYGTIRTKNLINFTRKKVILVDHNEKSQSVDGLQDAKILQVVDHHKFGNFLTDEPVKINAEIVGSTCTIVNELFKERGIKPSKEIAGLMLSAIISDTLMFKSPTCTEKDIETVKELSKISGIEDYKKYGMDMLVAGTSTSDLSAFEILIADLKEFKMNSLKIAVSQINTLDINGVLEKQKDLEKTMEETNLNNDYKLSVLLITDIIKSGSYALIVGEKKEIVEKAFGVKIKDNLVWLEGVVSRKKQVIPFLMAASQDI